Proteins co-encoded in one Bradyrhizobium sp. 170 genomic window:
- a CDS encoding helix-turn-helix domain-containing protein, translating to MDEVFKALADASRRSLLDRLHAKNGQTLNELCDGLAMTRQAVTKHLGILEAANLVTTLRHGREKLHYINPVPIHQIGERWIRKFERGKLAALSELKRQLEKRDE from the coding sequence ATGGATGAGGTCTTCAAGGCGCTTGCCGATGCGTCGCGGCGTTCGCTGCTGGACAGGCTTCACGCCAAGAACGGACAGACGCTGAACGAACTCTGCGACGGCCTCGCCATGACGCGGCAGGCGGTCACAAAACACCTTGGGATTCTCGAGGCGGCCAACCTCGTCACCACGCTCCGGCATGGCCGCGAGAAGCTGCACTACATCAATCCGGTTCCGATCCACCAGATCGGCGAACGCTGGATCAGGAAATTCGAGCGCGGGAAACTTGCCGCCCTCAGCGAGTTGAAACGACAGTTGGAGAAGCGTGATGAGTAA
- a CDS encoding MarR family transcriptional regulator has translation MQKNASHAAGLHRASLTKLHDLDAALELMYYGWRGMTLSADQYLATLGLSRPHHRILYVVARQPDISIGALIEVLGISKQAVNRPLGLLLQRKLLTSKRSPEQHRSKLLRLTEAGKRIEQRASGHERKVLREAFDRVGPPGAAAWMAVMGVIADNN, from the coding sequence ATGCAAAAAAATGCTTCTCACGCCGCGGGCCTGCACCGCGCTTCGCTCACGAAGCTCCACGATTTGGACGCGGCGCTGGAGCTCATGTATTACGGCTGGCGCGGGATGACGCTCTCGGCCGACCAGTACCTCGCCACGCTTGGCCTGTCGCGGCCGCACCATCGCATTCTCTACGTGGTCGCGCGACAGCCCGACATCTCGATCGGCGCGCTGATCGAGGTCCTCGGTATTTCCAAGCAAGCCGTGAACCGGCCGCTTGGCCTGTTGCTGCAGCGTAAACTCCTGACATCGAAGCGGTCGCCCGAGCAGCATCGCTCCAAATTGCTGAGGCTGACGGAAGCAGGAAAACGCATTGAGCAACGGGCATCGGGCCATGAGCGCAAGGTTCTGCGCGAGGCTTTCGATCGTGTCGGCCCGCCCGGCGCGGCCGCCTGGATGGCCGTCATGGGGGTCATTGCCGACAACAACTGA
- a CDS encoding IS630 family transposase (programmed frameshift), translating into MGKPYSNDLRERVVKAVIKGGLSRHQAAAQFGVGISTAINWVQRFHETGSVKPDQIGGYRPKKIAGPHREWLMQRCRKDFTVRGLVAELAVRGLKVDYRTMWEFLHAEKLSYKKTLIAAEQDRPDVARRRMQWTKYQNRIDPTRLVFIDETWTKTNMAPLRGWAPRGQRLKAKVPHGRWHTMTFMAALRHDRITAPWFIEGPINGEAFLLYIEKVLVPTLRPGDIVVMDNLGSHKARAVRRAIRAAGARLFYLPKYSPDLNPIEQFFAKFKHWLRKAAQRTTEAVYDAIAPILDTVSPAECANYFANAGYDQT; encoded by the exons ATGGGAAAACCCTATTCGAACGACCTTCGTGAGCGGGTGGTGAAGGCTGTCATCAAAGGCGGCCTGTCGAGGCATCAGGCGGCCGCCCAATTTGGGGTGGGCATCAGCACGGCGATCAACTGGGTACAGCGCTTCCACGAGACCGGCAGCGTCAAGCCGGACCAGATCGGCGGCTATAGGCCAAAGAAGATTGCGGGGCCGCACCGCGAATGGCTGATGCAACGGTGCCGGAAGGATTTTACCGTGCGCGGGCTGGTGGCCGAACTCGCTGTGCGTGGGCTCAAGGTCGATTACCGCACGATGTGGGAGTTCCTCCACGCTGAGAAGCTCAGTTAC AAAAAGACGCTGATTGCCGCCGAGCAGGATCGTCCCGATGTTGCCCGTCGGCGGATGCAGTGGACCAAGTATCAGAATCGGATCGATCCCACTCGGCTGGTGTTCATCGACGAGACCTGGACCAAAACCAATATGGCGCCGCTACGGGGCTGGGCGCCGCGTGGTCAACGTCTCAAAGCCAAGGTGCCGCACGGCCGCTGGCACACCATGACCTTCATGGCCGCTTTGCGCCACGATCGCATCACCGCTCCCTGGTTCATCGAGGGGCCAATCAACGGCGAAGCCTTCCTTCTCTACATCGAGAAGGTTTTGGTTCCGACCCTGCGGCCCGGCGACATCGTGGTCATGGACAATCTTGGCTCGCACAAGGCCCGCGCCGTGCGTCGCGCCATCCGTGCCGCCGGCGCAAGACTCTTCTACCTGCCGAAATACTCGCCAGATCTCAACCCAATCGAGCAGTTCTTTGCCAAGTTCAAACACTGGCTGCGCAAAGCCGCGCAGCGAACCACCGAGGCCGTCTACGATGCTATCGCTCCAATCCTCGACACCGTATCACCGGCCGAATGCGCCAATTACTTCGCCAACGCCGGTTATGACCAAACCTAG
- a CDS encoding ATP-binding protein, with translation MSLRTRLLILVITAMLVPAILVGLRFVQNRTSEIDAALSSLSATANDILSDLDEKIQGTAQLHYGLARARDLDTRDKAACSAFLSAVREEYPQFTGILTINPDGSLFCDSLRTSRTLDLRDRAYFKQALVTHGAVTLEPVFGRLTGTSVLQIAYPVRAESGELKFILLASFNLQKFAEYHVKRLSNETEILLVDKKGTVLVAPQGKAWTEPAGASIANSELFRFAASQNREPFRELTDRDGRNHVWAVTRSPSVRDAGLYIMVGRSKDGLVAATNRRLYEDLAMLAVASLLLFAGVWILVTVSVGRQVGRLAAMATKLGLGDLSARIAPPHPRGELGGLMTLLNGTAESLERQRAAIDELNQKLTQSQKMEAMGQLTGGVAHDFNNLLTVILGNAEHLAEKLAAHKELHGIAESIATAAERGSDLTRSLLAFARKQPLMPRDIDIGQKIVGMEQLLRRTLGEHIECEFRLDQNLWQASVDPGQLASALLNLVLNARDAMPSGGTLTVEVQNTSLGESDVDVNGEARPGDYVMVAVTDTGTGMTAEVAGRAFEPFFTTKEVGKGTGLGLSMVYGFAQQSGGSMQIHSEPGHGTAVKLFFPRVGMPLASAAPSAGLPATPTGSETILVVEDDDMVRGYVEGELRALGYRVIATPSGPAALAILRGPEKIHLLFTDVVMPGGMFGTELAKEAARLQPHLKILLTSGYTEHPVDAIDGGGREVRILHKPYRRHDLASTLRSVLKAS, from the coding sequence ATGAGCCTGCGCACCCGGCTATTGATTCTGGTTATCACCGCGATGCTGGTGCCGGCCATCCTGGTGGGACTGCGCTTCGTCCAGAATCGTACGAGCGAGATCGACGCCGCGCTGTCCAGCCTGTCGGCGACCGCCAACGACATCTTGAGCGATCTCGACGAGAAAATTCAGGGCACGGCCCAGCTTCACTATGGCCTCGCCCGCGCCCGCGATCTCGACACACGCGACAAGGCGGCCTGTTCGGCGTTCCTGTCCGCCGTGCGCGAAGAATACCCGCAGTTTACGGGCATACTGACCATCAATCCGGACGGCAGCCTGTTCTGCGACTCGCTGCGAACCAGCCGGACCCTCGATCTCAGGGATCGCGCATACTTCAAGCAGGCCCTGGTTACGCACGGCGCCGTCACGCTCGAGCCCGTATTCGGCCGGCTGACGGGGACCTCGGTGTTGCAGATCGCCTATCCCGTTCGCGCCGAATCCGGGGAGCTGAAATTCATCCTGCTCGCCTCGTTCAATCTCCAGAAATTTGCCGAGTATCACGTCAAGCGGCTCTCGAACGAAACCGAGATCCTGCTGGTTGACAAGAAGGGCACCGTCCTTGTTGCGCCCCAGGGCAAAGCCTGGACTGAACCGGCCGGTGCATCGATCGCGAACTCGGAGCTGTTCCGCTTTGCGGCCTCCCAGAACCGCGAGCCATTCCGCGAACTGACAGATCGAGACGGACGAAACCATGTCTGGGCTGTCACCCGCTCGCCTTCGGTCCGCGATGCCGGACTCTACATCATGGTCGGACGATCCAAGGATGGTCTGGTCGCCGCCACCAACCGCCGCCTGTACGAGGATCTGGCGATGCTCGCGGTGGCCTCGCTGCTGCTGTTCGCAGGTGTATGGATTCTCGTCACCGTGAGCGTCGGCCGACAGGTCGGACGGCTGGCGGCGATGGCGACGAAACTGGGACTCGGCGATCTCAGCGCGCGGATTGCCCCGCCCCATCCCCGCGGCGAACTCGGCGGGCTGATGACGCTGCTCAACGGCACCGCCGAATCGCTCGAGCGCCAGCGAGCCGCGATCGATGAGCTCAACCAGAAACTCACCCAATCCCAGAAAATGGAGGCGATGGGTCAGCTCACCGGCGGCGTCGCGCATGATTTCAACAATCTGCTGACCGTCATCCTCGGCAATGCCGAGCACCTCGCCGAGAAGCTGGCGGCGCACAAGGAACTGCACGGCATCGCCGAGAGCATCGCGACCGCCGCCGAACGCGGATCGGACCTGACGCGGAGCCTGCTCGCGTTCGCGCGCAAGCAGCCATTGATGCCGAGAGACATCGACATCGGCCAGAAAATCGTCGGCATGGAGCAATTGCTGCGCCGGACGCTCGGCGAACATATCGAGTGCGAATTCCGGCTTGATCAAAACCTGTGGCAGGCCAGCGTCGATCCCGGCCAACTGGCCTCCGCCCTGCTCAACCTGGTGCTCAACGCGCGCGACGCCATGCCATCAGGCGGCACGCTGACGGTCGAGGTGCAAAATACCTCGCTCGGTGAGTCCGATGTGGACGTCAACGGCGAGGCGCGGCCCGGCGATTATGTCATGGTCGCCGTGACCGATACCGGCACCGGCATGACGGCGGAGGTCGCCGGCCGCGCCTTCGAGCCGTTCTTCACCACCAAGGAGGTAGGTAAAGGCACGGGCCTCGGGCTGAGCATGGTTTACGGATTCGCCCAGCAATCCGGCGGGTCGATGCAGATCCACTCCGAGCCGGGACACGGCACCGCCGTCAAGCTGTTCTTCCCCCGCGTCGGCATGCCCCTGGCGAGCGCCGCGCCATCAGCCGGTCTTCCGGCCACGCCCACCGGCAGCGAAACCATTCTCGTCGTCGAGGACGACGACATGGTGCGCGGCTATGTCGAAGGTGAATTGAGGGCACTCGGCTATCGCGTCATCGCGACGCCCAGCGGACCCGCGGCCCTCGCAATACTGCGCGGCCCCGAGAAGATCCACCTTCTGTTCACGGACGTCGTGATGCCCGGCGGCATGTTCGGGACCGAGCTTGCGAAGGAGGCCGCCCGCCTGCAGCCACACTTAAAGATCCTCCTGACGTCAGGCTATACCGAGCATCCCGTCGACGCGATCGACGGCGGCGGCCGCGAGGTGCGGATCCTGCACAAACCCTACCGCCGGCACGATCTGGCGTCGACGCTGCGTTCGGTGCTGAAGGCGAGTTGA
- a CDS encoding DUF3592 domain-containing protein, whose amino-acid sequence MLPDLPWFVYAMLLAPLGLILAAATYKSLQVRAAREWPSAAGKVVVSKAEVRKVKVIDGDREEGHRFEERNFADIVYEYSVAGRKLRCNRVSIGEDLGNFQVAETIAKYSVGAVVTVYYNPRHPDQAVLERDLPKGMWGCLGIGTGIVLAILFGSAIGLHRITEFVSSRLPHSENSAAAVAFAAFGTAVALFALLVHRQASLASKWPVVTGTIELSDIEQYRAAPRDGSSRGQIMYQRKVSYAYTYNNISYTSTHARLASSVASTSRWLVRKSTTDYQNGATVKVWVNPGNPSEATLEPRTGFVWVLWLAAVAIWGVAYYAAVHG is encoded by the coding sequence GTGCTGCCTGACCTGCCGTGGTTCGTCTATGCGATGCTGCTCGCCCCGCTTGGGCTGATCCTTGCCGCCGCCACCTACAAATCGCTGCAGGTGCGCGCCGCGCGCGAATGGCCGTCGGCTGCGGGTAAGGTGGTGGTCTCGAAAGCCGAGGTGCGCAAGGTCAAGGTGATCGACGGCGATCGGGAGGAGGGGCATCGCTTCGAGGAGCGCAACTTCGCCGACATCGTCTACGAATATTCGGTTGCGGGCAGGAAGCTGCGCTGCAATCGCGTCAGCATCGGCGAGGACCTTGGAAATTTCCAGGTCGCCGAAACCATCGCCAAATATTCGGTCGGCGCCGTCGTCACCGTCTATTACAACCCGCGGCATCCGGACCAGGCGGTGCTGGAGCGCGACCTGCCGAAGGGCATGTGGGGCTGTCTTGGGATCGGCACGGGGATCGTGCTGGCGATCCTGTTCGGCTCGGCGATCGGCCTGCACCGGATCACCGAGTTCGTTTCGTCGCGGCTTCCGCATTCGGAAAATTCCGCAGCGGCCGTTGCCTTCGCCGCTTTCGGCACCGCGGTGGCACTGTTCGCGCTGCTTGTGCACCGGCAGGCATCGCTGGCGAGCAAATGGCCTGTTGTAACAGGCACCATCGAACTTTCCGATATCGAGCAATACCGCGCCGCGCCGAGGGACGGATCGTCGCGCGGTCAGATCATGTATCAGCGCAAGGTGTCCTATGCCTACACCTACAACAATATTTCCTACACCAGTACCCACGCCCGCCTCGCCAGCAGCGTCGCCTCGACATCGCGCTGGCTGGTGCGCAAGTCCACGACCGATTACCAGAACGGTGCCACCGTGAAGGTCTGGGTCAACCCCGGGAATCCTTCGGAGGCGACGCTTGAACCGCGCACGGGTTTTGTGTGGGTGCTGTGGTTGGCAGCCGTGGCGATATGGGGCGTGGCGTATTACGCCGCGGTGCATGGCTAA
- a CDS encoding acyl-CoA synthetase: MLTEASTYDELYRNFRWAIPSRFNMATACCDRYADGSGRLALVYVDEDGATTRTSFDDVAEMSRRFANVLKADGLSRGDRVAVFLSQSLELPIAHLAAFRSGMISIPLFALFGEDALEFRLSNSEARAIVTDESGWEKLTKIRDRLPYLQDIYVTSGAVHAGAKPFWTSIETASEEFTTVDTSADDPALIIYTSGTTGNPKGALHAHRVVLGHLPNVEMCHNFLPKPGDLMWTPADWAWIGGLINALFAFWYHGIPLVGHRARKFEPQAAMAMMAELSIRNTFLPPTALKLMRQAGVKNPGVKLRSIFTGGESLGGELLGWVRETFGIDAHEVFGQTECNLVIGSNSNLLPIRPGAMGKATPGFDVRIVNDKGEELPKGERGIIGVRQPCPCTMIEYWKNPEATAKKYAGEFLLTGDLGVQDEDGYFWYVSREDDVITTAGYRVGPSEIEHTLMKHPAVAMSAVVGIPDPIRTESIKAWIVLRPGFAASDELAREIQEFVKVQLAAHEYPRFVQFADTLPMTATGKVLRRELRALG; the protein is encoded by the coding sequence ATGCTCACCGAAGCCTCAACCTACGACGAACTCTACCGCAATTTCCGCTGGGCCATTCCCTCACGCTTCAACATGGCGACCGCCTGTTGCGACCGTTATGCGGACGGTTCTGGCCGGCTGGCGCTGGTCTATGTCGACGAGGATGGTGCGACCACGCGTACCTCGTTCGACGACGTCGCCGAGATGTCGCGCCGTTTCGCCAACGTGCTGAAGGCCGACGGCCTGTCGCGCGGCGACCGCGTCGCGGTGTTCCTGTCGCAGTCGCTTGAACTGCCGATCGCGCATCTGGCGGCGTTTCGTTCCGGAATGATCTCCATTCCGTTGTTCGCGCTGTTCGGCGAGGACGCGCTGGAATTCCGTCTGTCGAATTCGGAAGCGAGGGCCATCGTCACCGACGAGAGCGGTTGGGAAAAGCTTACAAAGATCCGCGATCGGTTGCCCTACCTGCAAGACATCTACGTCACGAGCGGCGCCGTTCACGCCGGCGCTAAGCCGTTCTGGACGTCGATCGAAACCGCGTCCGAAGAATTTACGACCGTCGATACCTCGGCCGACGATCCCGCCCTGATCATCTACACTTCGGGCACCACGGGAAATCCAAAGGGCGCGCTGCACGCGCACCGCGTGGTGCTTGGCCATCTGCCCAATGTCGAGATGTGCCACAACTTCCTCCCCAAGCCGGGCGACCTGATGTGGACGCCGGCCGACTGGGCCTGGATCGGCGGGCTGATCAACGCCCTGTTCGCGTTCTGGTATCACGGCATTCCCCTGGTCGGCCACCGCGCACGCAAATTCGAACCGCAGGCGGCGATGGCGATGATGGCCGAACTTTCCATCCGCAACACTTTCCTGCCGCCAACCGCATTGAAGCTGATGCGGCAGGCTGGCGTGAAAAATCCCGGCGTGAAACTGCGCAGCATCTTCACCGGCGGTGAATCGCTCGGCGGCGAGCTGCTAGGGTGGGTGCGCGAAACTTTTGGCATCGATGCGCATGAAGTGTTCGGGCAGACCGAGTGCAACCTCGTGATCGGCAGCAACTCCAACCTGCTTCCGATCCGGCCCGGTGCGATGGGCAAGGCGACGCCGGGCTTCGATGTGCGCATCGTCAATGACAAGGGCGAGGAATTGCCGAAGGGTGAGCGCGGCATCATCGGCGTGCGCCAGCCATGCCCGTGCACCATGATCGAATACTGGAAGAACCCGGAAGCGACGGCGAAAAAATATGCCGGCGAGTTTCTCCTCACCGGCGATCTCGGCGTTCAGGATGAGGATGGCTATTTCTGGTACGTCAGCCGCGAAGACGACGTCATCACCACCGCCGGTTATCGCGTCGGTCCCTCCGAGATCGAGCACACGCTGATGAAGCATCCGGCGGTGGCGATGTCGGCGGTGGTCGGTATTCCCGATCCGATCCGCACCGAGTCGATCAAGGCGTGGATCGTGCTGCGCCCGGGCTTTGCGGCGAGCGATGAACTGGCGCGCGAAATCCAGGAGTTCGTCAAGGTGCAACTCGCCGCCCACGAATACCCGCGCTTCGTGCAGTTCGCCGACACGCTGCCGATGACCGCGACGGGCAAGGTGCTGCGACGCGAGCTGCGGGCGCTGGGGTAA
- a CDS encoding N-formylglutamate amidohydrolase, whose protein sequence is MDDAADTTLLLSSEDVPPVREFNAGGRSPFLLTCDHYGRLIPRGLGDLGLPESELTRHIAWDVGIAGVAEALSKHLDAHLIVQRYSRLVIDCNRPPHVASSIPRISEATTISGNEGISREAALMRRAQIFDPYHRRIGEIIDQRGSADMPTVLVSLHSFTSVYAGIARPWHIGTLYHRDTHLPPLLLKLLRAEGDLVVGDNEPYAVSDETDYTIPVHGEARGLMNTGIEIRQDLISDPAGEIAWAERLARILGEVDVVLRAQRLI, encoded by the coding sequence TTGGACGACGCCGCCGACACAACCCTGCTCCTCAGCTCCGAAGATGTTCCTCCGGTCCGCGAATTCAACGCCGGTGGACGCTCGCCGTTCCTGTTGACCTGCGACCACTATGGAAGGCTGATTCCGCGCGGGCTCGGTGACCTCGGCCTGCCCGAGAGCGAGCTGACGCGCCATATTGCCTGGGACGTCGGCATTGCCGGCGTCGCGGAGGCGCTGTCAAAACATCTCGACGCCCATCTGATCGTGCAGCGCTATTCGCGGCTCGTCATCGACTGCAACCGCCCGCCCCATGTCGCAAGCTCGATCCCGCGCATCAGCGAGGCCACGACGATTTCAGGCAACGAGGGCATTTCGCGCGAGGCAGCCCTGATGCGGCGCGCGCAAATCTTCGATCCCTATCACCGGCGCATCGGCGAGATCATCGACCAGCGCGGCAGCGCCGATATGCCGACGGTATTGGTGTCGCTGCACAGCTTTACGTCTGTTTATGCCGGCATCGCGCGGCCCTGGCATATCGGCACGCTCTATCACCGCGACACGCATCTGCCGCCGCTGCTGCTGAAACTGCTGCGCGCCGAAGGCGATCTCGTGGTCGGCGACAACGAGCCCTATGCGGTCAGCGACGAGACCGACTACACCATCCCCGTGCACGGCGAAGCACGCGGGTTGATGAACACAGGAATCGAGATCCGTCAGGATTTGATCTCGGATCCCGCGGGCGAGATAGCGTGGGCGGAGCGGCTGGCGCGGATTCTAGGTGAGGTTGACGTGGTGTTGCGGGCGCAGCGGTTGATTTAG
- a CDS encoding SRPBCC family protein: MNIRNFKPAIVYTIYIASTPEKVWEALTSAEFSRQYFSGHAVEVDQRIGGAFIIRTPDGALHISGEVIECERPRKLTVTFNVNWPALVEKLGPTPVTYEIEPAGGVVKLTMLQSHDRDISDDILSGGRAGWPAILSSLKSLLETGQALAIEMQPPERMLAALKEMGIGTP, from the coding sequence ATGAACATCAGGAATTTCAAGCCGGCCATTGTCTACACCATCTACATCGCTTCCACGCCGGAGAAGGTGTGGGAGGCGCTGACCAGCGCCGAGTTCAGCCGACAATATTTTTCCGGCCATGCGGTTGAAGTCGATCAGAGGATCGGCGGCGCCTTCATCATTCGCACGCCGGACGGCGCCTTGCATATTTCGGGTGAGGTGATCGAGTGCGAACGCCCGAGGAAGCTCACCGTTACCTTCAACGTGAACTGGCCGGCGCTGGTGGAAAAGCTCGGCCCAACGCCCGTGACCTACGAGATCGAGCCCGCGGGCGGTGTGGTCAAGCTGACCATGCTGCAGTCGCATGACCGCGACATCAGCGACGACATCCTGTCCGGCGGCCGTGCCGGCTGGCCCGCGATCCTCTCCAGCCTGAAGAGCCTGCTGGAGACCGGCCAGGCGCTGGCGATCGAGATGCAGCCGCCGGAACGGATGCTGGCCGCGCTGAAGGAAATGGGCATCGGGACGCCGTAG
- a CDS encoding transglutaminase family protein, giving the protein MPLLTINHKTVYRYSRPVAFGEHRIMLRPRDGHDLRVLSGSLEIEPQPMRLRWIHDVFGNSVAIATFDERADTLSFTSTATVEHSPAEEFALTADDPAYFYPFLYDDEELPDLLQFITPQYGDPNGELSGWARQFLDTDGPTPTFNILSGMTHGIREAFRYRKRHEQGTQHPLDTLQTGSGTCRDYALFMIEALRRLGIAARFVSGYLFIPGDRAHGYVGGGSTHAWVQVYLPSAGWIEFDPTNGIIGTRDLIRVAVARDPRQAIPLHGAYLGSPDAFAGMEVHIRVVSVGDEPHEAPQAEKV; this is encoded by the coding sequence ATGCCGCTCCTGACCATCAACCACAAGACCGTTTATCGCTACAGCCGCCCGGTCGCGTTCGGCGAGCACCGCATCATGCTACGGCCGCGCGACGGCCATGATCTGCGGGTGCTGTCCGGCAGCCTCGAGATCGAGCCGCAGCCGATGCGGCTGCGCTGGATCCACGACGTGTTCGGCAACAGCGTCGCGATCGCAACCTTCGACGAGCGCGCCGACACCTTGTCGTTCACATCGACCGCGACGGTGGAGCACAGTCCGGCCGAAGAGTTCGCGCTGACCGCGGACGATCCCGCTTATTTCTATCCGTTCCTCTACGACGACGAGGAGCTTCCCGACCTCCTGCAGTTCATCACGCCGCAGTATGGCGATCCGAACGGCGAGCTGTCGGGCTGGGCGCGGCAATTTCTCGACACCGACGGGCCGACGCCGACCTTCAATATCCTGAGCGGCATGACCCATGGTATCCGCGAGGCGTTCCGCTATCGCAAGCGCCACGAGCAGGGCACCCAGCATCCGCTCGACACGCTGCAGACGGGTTCCGGCACCTGCCGCGACTATGCGCTGTTCATGATCGAGGCTCTGCGCCGGCTCGGCATCGCCGCGCGTTTTGTGTCCGGCTATCTCTTCATTCCCGGCGACCGCGCGCATGGCTATGTCGGCGGCGGCTCGACCCATGCATGGGTGCAGGTCTATCTGCCGAGCGCCGGCTGGATCGAGTTCGATCCGACCAACGGCATCATCGGCACCCGCGATCTCATTCGGGTGGCGGTGGCGCGCGATCCGCGTCAGGCTATCCCGCTGCACGGCGCCTATCTGGGTTCGCCCGACGCCTTTGCGGGGATGGAGGTCCACATCAGGGTAGTTTCGGTCGGCGACGAGCCGCACG
- a CDS encoding SRPBCC family protein: MSKPEFVYVTYIETTPGKLWEALTSSEFSKRYWFGTELKSDWKIGSPLALVMNGTTTDTGEILEADRPRRLSYTFKHVTNEAYRNEKPSKVVFNIEQHGRFVKLTLTHEGFAEGSKLLDGISKGWPAIMSSLKSLLESGTALEIPVSALGIEGAS; encoded by the coding sequence ATGAGTAAGCCGGAATTCGTCTATGTCACCTATATCGAGACCACGCCGGGGAAATTGTGGGAGGCGCTGACATCAAGCGAATTCTCCAAACGCTACTGGTTCGGCACCGAGCTGAAATCCGACTGGAAGATCGGCTCACCGCTGGCGCTGGTCATGAACGGCACCACGACCGATACCGGGGAGATTCTCGAGGCCGACCGGCCGCGGCGGCTCTCCTACACTTTCAAGCATGTGACCAATGAGGCGTACCGCAACGAGAAGCCTTCGAAGGTCGTTTTCAATATCGAGCAGCACGGCAGATTCGTGAAGCTGACGCTCACGCATGAGGGTTTCGCAGAGGGCAGCAAGTTGCTGGACGGCATCTCCAAGGGATGGCCGGCCATCATGTCCAGCCTCAAGAGCCTGCTGGAATCCGGAACCGCGCTGGAAATTCCGGTTTCCGCGCTCGGCATCGAGGGCGCGTCATGA
- a CDS encoding nuclear transport factor 2 family protein, producing the protein MSEQTMDRAAAGRFVEAWCANWCKVDIDAVVSHFAENAEMRSPLALKLMESPVVEGAENIRAYWQRAYGGIKSADLKILNWSWDDAIARLTVCWQLGDTRASEFMHFDGAGRVVRSEAFYGK; encoded by the coding sequence ATGAGCGAACAGACAATGGATCGGGCAGCGGCCGGACGCTTTGTCGAGGCGTGGTGCGCGAACTGGTGCAAGGTCGATATCGACGCGGTCGTTTCGCACTTCGCCGAAAACGCCGAGATGCGTAGCCCCTTGGCGCTCAAATTGATGGAGTCCCCGGTAGTCGAGGGCGCCGAGAACATCCGCGCCTACTGGCAGAGGGCTTACGGCGGCATCAAGAGCGCAGACCTGAAAATCCTGAACTGGAGCTGGGACGACGCGATCGCGCGCCTGACGGTCTGCTGGCAGTTGGGCGACACGCGCGCCAGCGAGTTCATGCACTTCGACGGCGCCGGCCGTGTGGTGCGTAGCGAGGCCTTCTACGGAAAGTAG
- a CDS encoding LysE family translocator, producing MSLQAYLAFVAACIALALLPGPVVTLLIANGLRHGTRAALINCAGAQTGLAIVIGIVAVGLTSLMATMGYWFDWVRFAGAAYLIWLGIKLIRSPVEGVNADDPPPPPRGGFFLQGFLVLLSNPKVLVFFGAFIPQFMDMEKDHLPQVALLGITFMVIAASTDAVYALLAGRARLFFSKQRTRLVSRISGGFMIGGGIWLALTRAK from the coding sequence ATGTCCCTTCAAGCCTATCTCGCTTTTGTCGCCGCCTGCATCGCGCTGGCGCTGTTGCCGGGTCCGGTGGTGACGCTTCTGATCGCCAACGGCCTGCGGCACGGCACCCGCGCGGCGCTGATCAATTGCGCCGGCGCGCAAACCGGCCTCGCCATCGTGATCGGCATCGTCGCGGTCGGCCTGACTTCGCTGATGGCGACCATGGGCTACTGGTTCGACTGGGTGCGCTTTGCCGGTGCGGCCTATCTAATCTGGCTCGGCATCAAGCTGATCCGTTCGCCGGTCGAAGGCGTCAACGCCGATGACCCGCCGCCTCCGCCGCGCGGCGGCTTCTTCCTGCAGGGCTTTCTGGTGCTGCTCTCTAACCCGAAGGTGCTGGTGTTCTTCGGGGCGTTCATTCCGCAGTTCATGGACATGGAAAAGGACCACCTCCCGCAGGTGGCGCTGCTCGGCATCACCTTCATGGTGATTGCCGCCTCGACCGATGCCGTCTACGCGCTGCTGGCCGGCCGGGCGCGATTGTTCTTCTCCAAGCAGCGCACGAGGCTGGTGTCGCGCATCTCCGGCGGCTTCATGATCGGCGGCGGCATCTGGCTGGCGCTGACGCGGGCAAAGTAA